From one Gallionella capsiferriformans ES-2 genomic stretch:
- a CDS encoding ComF family protein, whose product MHALSILNTLKLNSRLKFDQILPAQPCVLCGTMSHAGLWCTACDYEMPYFDAPHCPVCARNTPDGSLCGHCLTHPPAFHHTLAVFSYQFPIDQLIQSLKYHSQLPLAPMLAKKLLDRIDEIPDLVIPMPLHPVKLKDRGFNQASLIATPIARKLGVPLNETACHRLRNTPSQTSLPWCERERNVRDAFDCTLDLSGKHIALVDDVLTSGASMNELARAVQKWGANKISVWVAARATSNLR is encoded by the coding sequence GTGCACGCCTTGTCAATTTTAAACACGCTCAAACTAAACAGCCGCTTAAAATTTGATCAGATCTTGCCTGCTCAACCCTGCGTATTGTGCGGCACAATGAGCCATGCGGGACTTTGGTGCACAGCGTGCGATTATGAGATGCCCTATTTTGACGCACCCCATTGCCCGGTTTGTGCGCGTAACACACCGGACGGTTCACTGTGCGGTCACTGCCTGACCCATCCGCCCGCTTTTCATCACACGCTTGCCGTCTTTTCCTATCAATTTCCGATCGACCAACTGATTCAATCACTGAAATATCATAGCCAACTCCCACTGGCACCCATGCTTGCCAAAAAGCTGCTCGACCGAATAGACGAAATACCCGACTTAGTCATCCCAATGCCACTGCATCCTGTCAAACTTAAAGATCGCGGTTTTAATCAGGCAAGCCTCATCGCAACTCCAATTGCACGAAAGCTTGGCGTTCCTTTGAATGAGACTGCCTGCCATCGGCTACGCAACACCCCCTCGCAAACCTCGCTCCCCTGGTGTGAACGCGAACGCAATGTGCGTGACGCATTTGACTGTACGCTCGACTTATCCGGCAAACACATTGCGCTGGTGGACGATGTTCTCACTAGCGGCGCCAGCATGAACGAACTGGCACGGGCCGTGCAAAAATGGGGCGCAAACAAAATCAGTGTCTGGGTTGCAGCCCGAGCGACATCAAATTTGCGCTGA
- the bioB gene encoding biotin synthase BioB, which produces MNTQTIAFHHPVKRTATPERWSVEAVESLFALPFADLLYRAQQVHREHFDPNQVQLSTLLSIKTGGCSEDCGYCPQSAFHSTGVEDRKMLALDAVIEAAKAAQAAGADRFCMGAAWREPSEADMLSVVDMVQAVRGLGMETCATLGMLNDAQTEQLRAAGLDYYNHNLDTSPEFYGDIISTRDYQDRLDTLERVRRAGMHVCSGGIVGMGESLTERAGLVAQLANLNPYPESVPINNLVKVEGTPLADAAELDPLDFVRTIAVARITMPTARVRLSAGRQAMSDAIQALCFLAGANSIFYGEQLLTTGNPEVERDRALMDKLGMYPFADKH; this is translated from the coding sequence ATGAATACTCAGACCATCGCCTTTCACCATCCCGTTAAAAGAACCGCAACGCCTGAACGCTGGAGCGTCGAGGCGGTTGAATCGCTGTTCGCGCTGCCGTTTGCCGACTTGCTCTACCGCGCTCAGCAGGTACACCGCGAACATTTCGATCCGAATCAGGTGCAGCTCTCCACCTTGCTGTCGATTAAAACGGGCGGTTGCTCGGAGGACTGCGGCTATTGTCCTCAGTCGGCGTTTCATTCGACGGGCGTGGAAGACCGCAAGATGCTGGCGTTAGATGCGGTAATTGAGGCAGCAAAAGCCGCGCAAGCGGCGGGCGCCGACCGGTTCTGCATGGGGGCTGCCTGGCGCGAACCGTCAGAGGCCGACATGTTGAGCGTGGTCGATATGGTTCAGGCGGTGCGGGGGCTCGGGATGGAGACCTGCGCAACGTTGGGTATGTTGAATGATGCGCAGACCGAGCAGTTGCGAGCGGCCGGTTTGGATTACTACAACCACAATTTGGATACCTCGCCTGAATTTTACGGCGACATCATCAGCACGCGAGACTATCAGGACCGGCTGGATACGCTGGAGCGTGTGCGCCGGGCAGGGATGCATGTGTGCAGCGGCGGCATCGTCGGGATGGGGGAGAGTCTGACCGAACGCGCAGGACTGGTCGCGCAGCTGGCGAACCTGAACCCTTATCCTGAAAGCGTGCCGATCAATAATCTGGTCAAGGTCGAGGGTACGCCGCTGGCCGATGCCGCCGAACTCGATCCGTTGGATTTTGTGCGCACCATTGCGGTTGCGCGCATCACCATGCCGACTGCGCGCGTGCGATTATCTGCCGGACGGCAAGCGATGTCGGATGCAATTCAGGCCTTGTGTTTTCTGGCAGGCGCCAATTCAATTTTTTATGGCGAACAGCTATTGACTACCGGCAATCCGGAGGTCGAGCGCGATCGCGCGTTGATGGACAAACTCGGCATGTATCCGTTTGCGGATAAACATTAA
- the bioF gene encoding 8-amino-7-oxononanoate synthase yields MPFTELQLELDERCARGLLRQRRTVSSPQTPELVVEGKPYLSFSSNDYLGLANHPDIISALQQGAAEYGVGAGAAHLVCGHFTPHEQLECELAAFAGKPAALLFSTGYMANLGVVQGLVGRGDTVFADKLNHASLNDAMLLSRATVQRYRHNDMAQLAVLLAQTGRGRKLICVDAVFSMDGDMAPLPELLALCVAHDAWLLVDDAHGFGVLGHQGRGSLSHFGLSSPRIIYMATLGKAAGVSGAFVAAEQAVIDTLINNAHSYVYTTASPPALACALRQSLQLIAEEDRRRAHLHQLIAQLRTGLHGLPWQLMPSDTAIQPLLVGDNQAALALSMALRARGIWVAAIRPPTVPAGTARLRITLSAAHTEDDVSRLLEALHELAR; encoded by the coding sequence TTGCCTTTCACTGAACTTCAACTAGAACTCGACGAGCGATGCGCGCGGGGCTTGCTGCGCCAGCGGCGTACGGTATCGAGTCCGCAAACGCCTGAATTGGTCGTGGAGGGAAAGCCGTATTTATCGTTTAGCAGCAACGATTATTTGGGACTTGCGAACCATCCGGACATTATCTCCGCACTGCAGCAGGGGGCGGCGGAGTATGGTGTCGGGGCGGGTGCCGCGCATCTGGTTTGCGGTCATTTTACGCCGCATGAACAGCTGGAATGCGAGCTGGCCGCCTTCGCCGGTAAGCCTGCCGCTTTGCTCTTTTCCACGGGTTACATGGCGAATCTGGGGGTGGTGCAGGGCTTGGTAGGTCGCGGCGATACGGTATTTGCCGACAAACTCAATCACGCTTCGCTCAATGATGCGATGCTGCTCTCGCGCGCGACGGTGCAGCGTTATCGTCACAACGACATGGCGCAGTTAGCCGTCCTGCTGGCACAGACGGGGCGCGGACGAAAACTCATTTGCGTTGATGCGGTATTTAGTATGGACGGCGACATGGCGCCCTTGCCCGAGTTGCTGGCGCTGTGCGTGGCGCATGACGCCTGGCTATTGGTTGATGATGCACACGGCTTTGGCGTGCTGGGTCATCAGGGGCGCGGTTCCCTGTCGCATTTTGGCCTCAGTTCACCGCGCATCATCTACATGGCGACGCTGGGTAAAGCGGCTGGTGTATCCGGTGCCTTTGTCGCCGCAGAACAGGCGGTGATTGATACGCTGATCAACAATGCGCACAGCTATGTTTACACCACGGCCTCGCCGCCGGCTCTAGCCTGCGCACTGCGACAAAGTTTGCAGCTGATCGCGGAAGAAGATCGACGGCGCGCGCACTTGCATCAGCTGATTGCGCAGCTGCGCACGGGTTTGCACGGATTGCCCTGGCAGTTGATGCCCTCCGATACGGCGATCCAGCCGCTGCTGGTAGGCGATAATCAGGCGGCACTGGCGCTGAGCATGGCATTACGCGCGCGCGGGATATGGGTGGCGGCGATCCGTCCGCCGACCGTGCCCGCGGGCACGGCACGTCTGCGCATCACTTTGTCTGCTGCTCACACGGAAGACGATGTCAGTCGATTGCTGGAGGCCTTGCATGAGCTTGCACGTTGA
- a CDS encoding alpha/beta fold hydrolase encodes MSLHVDRHGVSGAPLLFIHGWGAHSGMWGDVLPQLATHFKVMAVDLPGHGYSRIEDRGSRIEGSAPSALKGEGDASLVLKGEEFGAAVLPFPLPPSRFSLDRIVDQLSAQFTEPLSLCGWSLGGQVALRWAMRYPEQVQRLVLVAATPCFTQKADWPCAMENDTLAAFSDALRQDSAQTLRRFLGLQVRGGERERELLAILRRSQALRDEPDFVSLQAGLEILRDSDLRDVLVKIKQSALLIAGSCDTLTPLAAMQFMAAKLPQARLVTVEGAAHVPFLSHPEEFVKQVADFLHE; translated from the coding sequence ATGAGCTTGCACGTTGATCGTCACGGTGTCTCGGGTGCGCCGTTGTTGTTCATTCACGGCTGGGGTGCCCACAGCGGAATGTGGGGCGATGTTTTACCGCAATTAGCGACGCATTTTAAGGTGATGGCGGTGGATCTGCCCGGGCACGGATACAGCAGGATCGAGGATCGAGGATCGAGGATTGAGGGGAGCGCGCCTTCGGCGCTAAAGGGAGAAGGGGACGCATCTTTGGTGCTTAAGGGAGAAGAGTTCGGAGCGGCGGTTTTGCCCTTCCCCCTTCCCCCTTCTCGCTTCTCCTTGGATCGTATTGTCGATCAATTATCCGCACAATTCACGGAACCGCTAAGCCTTTGCGGCTGGTCGCTGGGCGGACAGGTCGCGCTGCGCTGGGCGATGCGTTATCCGGAACAGGTACAGCGACTGGTGCTGGTTGCCGCGACGCCCTGCTTTACACAGAAAGCTGACTGGCCCTGTGCGATGGAGAACGATACGTTGGCAGCCTTTTCTGACGCATTGCGGCAGGATAGTGCGCAGACGTTGCGCCGGTTTCTCGGGCTGCAAGTGCGCGGCGGGGAGCGCGAGCGCGAGTTGCTGGCCATTTTGCGGCGTAGTCAGGCTTTGCGCGATGAGCCGGATTTCGTCTCGTTGCAGGCGGGGCTGGAAATTTTGCGCGACAGTGATTTACGCGATGTGTTGGTAAAAATAAAACAGTCTGCGTTGCTGATCGCAGGTAGTTGCGACACGCTCACGCCGCTGGCTGCGATGCAGTTTATGGCGGCGAAATTGCCGCAGGCGCGACTGGTGACGGTAGAAGGTGCGGCCCATGTTCCATTTTTGTCGCATCCCGAAGAATTTGTAAAACAGGTGGCGGACTTCTTGCATGAATGA
- the bioC gene encoding malonyl-ACP O-methyltransferase BioC: MNEFVIDKKAMRQAFSRAAEGYDASAVLQREVCMRMLERLEYIKLQPARLLDAGSGTGWGGRQLAEKYPAAQVISLDIAIGMLQTSKSRSSWWQKLFGGCRQLPVCADVEALPLAANSLDMVWSNLAVQWCNDLPATFVELHRVLKTEGLLMFSTLGPDTLKELRQAFKGVDERSHLNRFADMHDIGDMLVQAGFAEPVMDMEYLTLTYEDVRGVLQDLKAIGAHNTTAGRGQGLMGKAAWARLLENYEKLRRDGKLPATYEVVYGHAWKPAPRVNRDGAAIIKTSFKIK; the protein is encoded by the coding sequence ATGAATGAATTTGTAATCGATAAAAAAGCGATGCGCCAGGCTTTTTCCCGTGCGGCAGAGGGGTATGACGCAAGCGCCGTGTTGCAGCGCGAAGTGTGTATGCGCATGCTCGAACGCCTTGAATACATCAAATTGCAGCCAGCGCGTCTGCTTGACGCGGGCAGTGGCACAGGCTGGGGCGGGCGTCAGCTGGCGGAAAAATACCCCGCCGCGCAGGTGATCTCGCTGGATATCGCCATCGGCATGTTGCAGACCTCGAAAAGCCGTTCAAGCTGGTGGCAAAAATTATTCGGCGGCTGCCGTCAGTTGCCGGTGTGTGCCGATGTGGAAGCCTTGCCGCTGGCAGCGAATAGTCTGGATATGGTCTGGTCGAATCTTGCTGTGCAGTGGTGCAATGATTTACCGGCCACCTTCGTCGAATTGCATCGGGTGTTAAAAACCGAGGGCTTGCTGATGTTCAGCACGCTGGGCCCTGATACACTGAAAGAATTGCGGCAGGCGTTCAAAGGGGTGGACGAACGCAGTCATCTGAATCGTTTTGCCGATATGCATGACATCGGCGATATGCTGGTGCAGGCGGGATTCGCTGAGCCGGTGATGGATATGGAATATCTGACGCTGACCTATGAGGATGTGCGGGGTGTGTTGCAGGATCTCAAAGCGATCGGTGCGCATAATACGACGGCAGGACGCGGGCAGGGGCTGATGGGGAAAGCGGCGTGGGCGCGATTGCTGGAAAACTATGAGAAACTTAGGCGTGACGGCAAATTGCCTGCGACCTATGAAGTGGTCTATGGCCATGCATGGAAACCTGCGCCGCGTGTGAATCGTGATGGCGCCGCCATTATTAAGACATCTTTCAAAATAAAATGA